The following coding sequences lie in one Caretta caretta isolate rCarCar2 chromosome 28, rCarCar1.hap1, whole genome shotgun sequence genomic window:
- the LRCH4 gene encoding leucine-rich repeat and calponin homology domain-containing protein 4 isoform X1, which yields MAAGEAEPELPPPPAPGGPATERALEEAAASGSLSLAGRRLRLFPGGAARRWDLSDTTQADLSRNRFAEVPEDACHLVSLEGLSLYHNCLRTIPPAIANLQSLTYLNLSRNQLTSLPPCLCLLPLKVLVASNNKLASLPDETGSLSNLRQLDVSCNELQSLPASMGQLETLRDLNVRRNQLTALPEELSELPLVRLDFSCNRIARIPVCYRHLRHLQTILLDNNPLQSPPAQICLKGKIHIFKYLNLEACSKAVPDLADFARASRPTGFGTCLSDELYPGRQYGGLDSGFNSVDSGSKRWSGNESTDEFSDLSFRIAELVRDPRQLKEKRDRAANGELEQIDFIDSSVEEEEAGKPESSSQGAAPAEEKRKAERSLPQRADVREKVPNSRPSPPQEEPPSEERRRPETLQIWQERERQQQVLRSQALEKRDSLLRMASKESSSLPQRKPRAQVTEQPSGIPSPASPGQTPRQQESPPSQVSSPLAREPGSAQKPSSFLFRSSSRTAIKPGSACTPHDSSADPQHPLRLRAGSHDMDEKELTAQLRKAIESRLSVTLAEDLGDALANGAVLCQLANHLRPRSVPFIHVPSPAVPKLNKIKCRKNVESFLEACRRMGVPEVALCSASDVLQGDAGRLRGTLWALLRPGAAEESPAAAHAAPALPGPLAGFALFYVSVMSLLFLAYCKLWGF from the exons ATCTCTCCCGGAACCGCTTTGCTGAAGTGCCCGAGGACGCCTGCCACCTGGTCTCCTTGGAGGGCCTGAGCTTGTACCACAACTGCCTGCGGACCATCCCGCCGGCCATCGCCAACCTGCAGTCCCTCACCTACCTGAACCTCAG CCGGAACCAGCTCACCTCCCTCCCGCCCTGCCTCTGTCTCCTGCCCCTCAAAGTCCTCGTCGCCAGCAACAACAAGCTGGCCTCGCTGCCCGACGAGACGGGCTCGCTGAGCAACCTGCGCCAGCTG GACGTGAGCTGCAATGAACTCCAGTCCCTGCCAGCCAGCATGGGCCAGCTGGAGACCCTGCGAGACCTGAACGTCCGGAGGAACCAGCTAACAGCCCTGCCTGAAG AGCTGTCGGAGCTGCCCCTGGTCCGTCTGGACTTCTCCTGCAACCGGATCGCCCGAATCCCCGTCTGCTACCGGCACCTCCGGCACCTGCAGACCATCCTGCTGGACAATAACCCCCTCCAGTCGCCGCCCGCGCAG ATCTGCCTGAAAGGCAAAATCCACATCTTCAAATACCTCAACCTGGAAGCCTGCAGCAAAGCGGTGCCTGACCTAGCCGACTTCGCCCGGGCCAGCCGGCCCACCGGCTTCGGCACCTG cctCTCCGACGAGCTCTACCCCGGCCGGCAGTACGGCGGCCTGGACTCCGGCTTCAACAGTGTCGACAGCGGCAGCAAGCGGTGGTCTGGGAACGAG TCCACAGACGAGTTCTCCGACCTGTCGTTCCGCATCGCAGAGCTGGTGCGTGATCCCCGCCAGCTGAAGGAGAAGCGGGACAGGGCAG CCAACGGAGAGCTGGAGCAGATCGACTTCATCGACAGCagcgtggaggaggaggaggcgggcaAGCCGGAGAGCAGCTCGCAGGGCGCGGCCCCGGCGGAG GAGAAGCGGAAAGCAGAGAGGAGCCTTCCCCAGAGAGCCGATGTCAGGGAGAAGGTGCCGAACAGCAG gcccagccctcCCCAGGAAGAGCCCCCCAGCGAGGAGCGGAGGCGTCCCGAGACACTGCAGATCTGGCAGGAGAGGGAGCGGCAGCAGCAGGTGTTGCGGAGCCAGGCGCTGGAGAAGCGGGACAG CCTGCTGAGGATGGCGTCCAAAGAGAGCAGCAGCCTGCCCCAGAGGAAGCCGAGGGCCCAG GTCACGGAGCAGCCGTCCGGCATCCCCAGCCCGGCGTCCCCTGGGCAGACGCCCCGGCAGCAGG agtccCCCCCCTCGCAGGTCTCCAGCCCCCTGGCACGGGAGCCCGGCTCGGCCCAGAAGCCCAGCAGCTTCCTCTTCCGCTCCTCGTCGCGGACCGCCATCAAGCCCGGCTCCG cctgcaccccccacgacTCCAGTGCggacccccagcaccccctgcggCTACGGGCCGGCTCGCACGACATGGACGAGAAGGAGTTAACAGCCCAGCTCCGCAAG GCCATCGAGTCGCGGCTCAGCGTGACGCTGGCGGAGGACCTGGGTGACGCCCTGGCCAACGGGGCCGTGCTGTGCCAGCTGGCCAACCACCTGCGCCCGCGCTCTGTGCCCTTCATCCACGTCCCGTCTCCCGCCGTG CCAAAGCTGAACAAGATCAAATGTCGGAAGAACGTGGAGAGCTTCCTGGAGGCCTGTCGCCGCATGGGGGTCCCGGAG GTCgccctctgctccgcctccgacGTGCTCCAGGGGGACGCCGGGCGGCTCCGGGGCACCCTGTGGGCCCTGCTGCGCCCCGGAGCCGCGGAGgagagccctgctgctgcccacGCCGCGCCCGCCCTGCCCGGGCCCCTCGCCGGCTTCGCCCTCTTCTATGTCTCCGTGATGTCGCTGCTTTTCCTGGCCTATTGCAAGCTCTGGGGCTTCTGA
- the LRCH4 gene encoding leucine-rich repeat and calponin homology domain-containing protein 4 isoform X3 codes for MAAGEAEPELPPPPAPGGPATERALEEAAASGSLSLAGRRLRLFPGGAARRWDLSDTTQADLSRNRFAEVPEDACHLVSLEGLSLYHNCLRTIPPAIANLQSLTYLNLSRNQLTSLPPCLCLLPLKVLVASNNKLASLPDETGSLSNLRQLDVSCNELQSLPASMGQLETLRDLNVRRNQLTALPEELSELPLVRLDFSCNRIARIPVCYRHLRHLQTILLDNNPLQSPPAQICLKGKIHIFKYLNLEACSKAVPDLADFARASRPTGFGTCLSDELYPGRQYGGLDSGFNSVDSGSKRWSGNESTDEFSDLSFRIAELVRDPRQLKEKRDRAANGELEQIDFIDSSVEEEEAGKPESSSQGAAPAEEKRKAERSLPQRADVREKVPNSRPSPPQEEPPSEERRRPETLQIWQERERQQQVLRSQALEKRDSLLRMASKESSSLPQRKPRAQVTEQPSGIPSPASPGQTPRQQESPPSQVSSPLAREPGSAQKPSSFLFRSSSRTAIKPGSACTPHDSSADPQHPLRLRAGSHDMDEKELTAQLRKAIESRLSVTLAEDLGDALANGAVLCQLANHLRPRSVPFIHVPSPAVPKLNKIKCRKNVESFLEACRRMGVPEEALCQPQHVLDEESLAPLARTVQALLTVAPPLKKPTPPEGTSSKI; via the exons ATCTCTCCCGGAACCGCTTTGCTGAAGTGCCCGAGGACGCCTGCCACCTGGTCTCCTTGGAGGGCCTGAGCTTGTACCACAACTGCCTGCGGACCATCCCGCCGGCCATCGCCAACCTGCAGTCCCTCACCTACCTGAACCTCAG CCGGAACCAGCTCACCTCCCTCCCGCCCTGCCTCTGTCTCCTGCCCCTCAAAGTCCTCGTCGCCAGCAACAACAAGCTGGCCTCGCTGCCCGACGAGACGGGCTCGCTGAGCAACCTGCGCCAGCTG GACGTGAGCTGCAATGAACTCCAGTCCCTGCCAGCCAGCATGGGCCAGCTGGAGACCCTGCGAGACCTGAACGTCCGGAGGAACCAGCTAACAGCCCTGCCTGAAG AGCTGTCGGAGCTGCCCCTGGTCCGTCTGGACTTCTCCTGCAACCGGATCGCCCGAATCCCCGTCTGCTACCGGCACCTCCGGCACCTGCAGACCATCCTGCTGGACAATAACCCCCTCCAGTCGCCGCCCGCGCAG ATCTGCCTGAAAGGCAAAATCCACATCTTCAAATACCTCAACCTGGAAGCCTGCAGCAAAGCGGTGCCTGACCTAGCCGACTTCGCCCGGGCCAGCCGGCCCACCGGCTTCGGCACCTG cctCTCCGACGAGCTCTACCCCGGCCGGCAGTACGGCGGCCTGGACTCCGGCTTCAACAGTGTCGACAGCGGCAGCAAGCGGTGGTCTGGGAACGAG TCCACAGACGAGTTCTCCGACCTGTCGTTCCGCATCGCAGAGCTGGTGCGTGATCCCCGCCAGCTGAAGGAGAAGCGGGACAGGGCAG CCAACGGAGAGCTGGAGCAGATCGACTTCATCGACAGCagcgtggaggaggaggaggcgggcaAGCCGGAGAGCAGCTCGCAGGGCGCGGCCCCGGCGGAG GAGAAGCGGAAAGCAGAGAGGAGCCTTCCCCAGAGAGCCGATGTCAGGGAGAAGGTGCCGAACAGCAG gcccagccctcCCCAGGAAGAGCCCCCCAGCGAGGAGCGGAGGCGTCCCGAGACACTGCAGATCTGGCAGGAGAGGGAGCGGCAGCAGCAGGTGTTGCGGAGCCAGGCGCTGGAGAAGCGGGACAG CCTGCTGAGGATGGCGTCCAAAGAGAGCAGCAGCCTGCCCCAGAGGAAGCCGAGGGCCCAG GTCACGGAGCAGCCGTCCGGCATCCCCAGCCCGGCGTCCCCTGGGCAGACGCCCCGGCAGCAGG agtccCCCCCCTCGCAGGTCTCCAGCCCCCTGGCACGGGAGCCCGGCTCGGCCCAGAAGCCCAGCAGCTTCCTCTTCCGCTCCTCGTCGCGGACCGCCATCAAGCCCGGCTCCG cctgcaccccccacgacTCCAGTGCggacccccagcaccccctgcggCTACGGGCCGGCTCGCACGACATGGACGAGAAGGAGTTAACAGCCCAGCTCCGCAAG GCCATCGAGTCGCGGCTCAGCGTGACGCTGGCGGAGGACCTGGGTGACGCCCTGGCCAACGGGGCCGTGCTGTGCCAGCTGGCCAACCACCTGCGCCCGCGCTCTGTGCCCTTCATCCACGTCCCGTCTCCCGCCGTG CCAAAGCTGAACAAGATCAAATGTCGGAAGAACGTGGAGAGCTTCCTGGAGGCCTGTCGCCGCATGGGGGTCCCGGAG gaAGCCCTATGCCAGCCCCAGCACGTCCTGGACGAGGAGAGCCTGGCGCCGCTGGCCCGGACCGTCCAGGCCCTGCTGACTGTGGCCCCGCCCCTGAAGAAGCCGACGCCCCCCGAGGGCACCTCCAGCAAGATCTGA
- the LRCH4 gene encoding leucine-rich repeat and calponin homology domain-containing protein 4 isoform X2, whose product MCTEGETEARGYRDLLGTGNITQSRDQARLLTQKGGWVAPSPHKETALPDLSRNRFAEVPEDACHLVSLEGLSLYHNCLRTIPPAIANLQSLTYLNLSRNQLTSLPPCLCLLPLKVLVASNNKLASLPDETGSLSNLRQLDVSCNELQSLPASMGQLETLRDLNVRRNQLTALPEELSELPLVRLDFSCNRIARIPVCYRHLRHLQTILLDNNPLQSPPAQICLKGKIHIFKYLNLEACSKAVPDLADFARASRPTGFGTCLSDELYPGRQYGGLDSGFNSVDSGSKRWSGNESTDEFSDLSFRIAELVRDPRQLKEKRDRAANGELEQIDFIDSSVEEEEAGKPESSSQGAAPAEEKRKAERSLPQRADVREKVPNSRPSPPQEEPPSEERRRPETLQIWQERERQQQVLRSQALEKRDSLLRMASKESSSLPQRKPRAQVTEQPSGIPSPASPGQTPRQQESPPSQVSSPLAREPGSAQKPSSFLFRSSSRTAIKPGSACTPHDSSADPQHPLRLRAGSHDMDEKELTAQLRKAIESRLSVTLAEDLGDALANGAVLCQLANHLRPRSVPFIHVPSPAVPKLNKIKCRKNVESFLEACRRMGVPEVALCSASDVLQGDAGRLRGTLWALLRPGAAEESPAAAHAAPALPGPLAGFALFYVSVMSLLFLAYCKLWGF is encoded by the exons ATCTCTCCCGGAACCGCTTTGCTGAAGTGCCCGAGGACGCCTGCCACCTGGTCTCCTTGGAGGGCCTGAGCTTGTACCACAACTGCCTGCGGACCATCCCGCCGGCCATCGCCAACCTGCAGTCCCTCACCTACCTGAACCTCAG CCGGAACCAGCTCACCTCCCTCCCGCCCTGCCTCTGTCTCCTGCCCCTCAAAGTCCTCGTCGCCAGCAACAACAAGCTGGCCTCGCTGCCCGACGAGACGGGCTCGCTGAGCAACCTGCGCCAGCTG GACGTGAGCTGCAATGAACTCCAGTCCCTGCCAGCCAGCATGGGCCAGCTGGAGACCCTGCGAGACCTGAACGTCCGGAGGAACCAGCTAACAGCCCTGCCTGAAG AGCTGTCGGAGCTGCCCCTGGTCCGTCTGGACTTCTCCTGCAACCGGATCGCCCGAATCCCCGTCTGCTACCGGCACCTCCGGCACCTGCAGACCATCCTGCTGGACAATAACCCCCTCCAGTCGCCGCCCGCGCAG ATCTGCCTGAAAGGCAAAATCCACATCTTCAAATACCTCAACCTGGAAGCCTGCAGCAAAGCGGTGCCTGACCTAGCCGACTTCGCCCGGGCCAGCCGGCCCACCGGCTTCGGCACCTG cctCTCCGACGAGCTCTACCCCGGCCGGCAGTACGGCGGCCTGGACTCCGGCTTCAACAGTGTCGACAGCGGCAGCAAGCGGTGGTCTGGGAACGAG TCCACAGACGAGTTCTCCGACCTGTCGTTCCGCATCGCAGAGCTGGTGCGTGATCCCCGCCAGCTGAAGGAGAAGCGGGACAGGGCAG CCAACGGAGAGCTGGAGCAGATCGACTTCATCGACAGCagcgtggaggaggaggaggcgggcaAGCCGGAGAGCAGCTCGCAGGGCGCGGCCCCGGCGGAG GAGAAGCGGAAAGCAGAGAGGAGCCTTCCCCAGAGAGCCGATGTCAGGGAGAAGGTGCCGAACAGCAG gcccagccctcCCCAGGAAGAGCCCCCCAGCGAGGAGCGGAGGCGTCCCGAGACACTGCAGATCTGGCAGGAGAGGGAGCGGCAGCAGCAGGTGTTGCGGAGCCAGGCGCTGGAGAAGCGGGACAG CCTGCTGAGGATGGCGTCCAAAGAGAGCAGCAGCCTGCCCCAGAGGAAGCCGAGGGCCCAG GTCACGGAGCAGCCGTCCGGCATCCCCAGCCCGGCGTCCCCTGGGCAGACGCCCCGGCAGCAGG agtccCCCCCCTCGCAGGTCTCCAGCCCCCTGGCACGGGAGCCCGGCTCGGCCCAGAAGCCCAGCAGCTTCCTCTTCCGCTCCTCGTCGCGGACCGCCATCAAGCCCGGCTCCG cctgcaccccccacgacTCCAGTGCggacccccagcaccccctgcggCTACGGGCCGGCTCGCACGACATGGACGAGAAGGAGTTAACAGCCCAGCTCCGCAAG GCCATCGAGTCGCGGCTCAGCGTGACGCTGGCGGAGGACCTGGGTGACGCCCTGGCCAACGGGGCCGTGCTGTGCCAGCTGGCCAACCACCTGCGCCCGCGCTCTGTGCCCTTCATCCACGTCCCGTCTCCCGCCGTG CCAAAGCTGAACAAGATCAAATGTCGGAAGAACGTGGAGAGCTTCCTGGAGGCCTGTCGCCGCATGGGGGTCCCGGAG GTCgccctctgctccgcctccgacGTGCTCCAGGGGGACGCCGGGCGGCTCCGGGGCACCCTGTGGGCCCTGCTGCGCCCCGGAGCCGCGGAGgagagccctgctgctgcccacGCCGCGCCCGCCCTGCCCGGGCCCCTCGCCGGCTTCGCCCTCTTCTATGTCTCCGTGATGTCGCTGCTTTTCCTGGCCTATTGCAAGCTCTGGGGCTTCTGA
- the LOC125628580 gene encoding insulin receptor substrate 1, with translation MEEAAAEGDPPMADVHLCGHLRKQKSQRRRFFVLRAPSERGPARLEYYDSEKKFRAGGARPKRSFPLASALNINKRADARHRHLIVLYGRDGTFGVAAESPEQQEAWFRAMMDLRAKGLSQPGSGAAAPFREVWQVTLRPKGLGHAKNLVGVYRLCLAESTVELVRLSAPAPCLVLQLLSVRRCGHSENYFFLEVGRSAATGPGELWMQVEDLVVARHIHESILEAMKRLSEDCRVRGRGQASAPVSVPARRLPPAQPPGSGHRRPDGDYTLASSDEGGSSSPGEGRPAGSPEPAGSPEGRAPGCKRPSLPPLALGKGAGQRKPGWCPESSYMAMLPGAALPGAGQPGYVPMSPGGVSPPRGEAAGYMLMSPSGSWAPEYVNMSPLWRSAGSTPPRRSPPPGAPGEAPCPFRSLPRSYKHGAQLAMPGRLSSSSSSSSNESLGEPVPPSHGEYVSIEYRPGPGQPARVDPGRRLCGERGAPAWEEPGLNYVALDLARGGGGAAGGPSPQAYASIDFHRSQDPRGRRGGRDGPEC, from the exons ATGGAGGAGGCGGCCGCGGAGGGCGACCCGCCCATGGCCGACGTCCACCTGTGTGGGCACCTGCGGAAGCAGAAGTCCCAGCGGCGCCGGTTTTTTGTGCTGCGGGCACCCAGCGAGCGGGGGCCAGCCCGCCTGGAGTACTACGACAGCGAGAAGAAATTCAGGGCCGGGGGCGCCCGCCCCAAACGCAGCTTCCCCCTGGCCAGCGCCCTGAACATCAACAAGCGGGCGGACGCCCGGCATCGGCACCTCATCGTCCTGTACGGCCGGGACGGCACCTTCGGGGTGGCGGCCGAGAGCCCGGAGCAgcaggaggcctggttccgcgcCATGATGGACCTGCGCGCCAAGG GCCTGTCgcagccggggagcggggcggcCGCGCCCTTCCGGGAGGTCTGGCAGGTGACCCTGCGCCCCAAGGGGCTGGGGCACGCCAAGAATCTGGTGGGCGTCTACCGGCTGTGCCTGGCGGAGAGCACGGTGGAGCTGGTCCGGCTCAGCGCCCCGGCCCCCTGCCTGGTGCTTCAGCTGCTGAGCGTCCGGCGCTGCGGCCACTCGGAGAACTACTTCTTCCTGGAGGTGGGGCGCTCGGCCGCCACGGGCCCCGGCGAGCTGTGGATGCAGGTGGAGGACCTGGTGGTGGCCCGGCACATCCACGAGTCCATCCTGGAGGCCATGAAGCGGCTGAGCGAGGATTGCCGGGTGCGGGGCCGCGGCCAGGCCTCCGCCCCCGTCTCGGTGCCGGCCCGgcgcctgccccccgcccagccgCCGGGGTCCGGGCACCGCCGGCCCGACGGGGATTACACCCTGGCCTCGTCGGATGAGggcggctcctccagccccggggAGGGGCGCCCGGCCGGCAGCCCGGAGCCGGCAGGCTCCCCGGAGGGGCGGGCGCCCGGCTGCAAGCGGCCGTCGCTGCCCCCCTTGGCCCTGGGCAAAGGCGCCGGGCAGAGGAAGCCAGGGTGGTGCCCGGAGTCCAGCTACATGGCCATGCTGCCCGGGGCGGCCCTGCCGGGCGCGGGGCAGCCAGGCTACGTGCCCATGAGCCCCGGCGGTGTCTCTCCGCCCCGGGGCGAAGCCGCCGGCTATATGCTCATGTCCCCCAGCGGGAGCTGGGCGCCCGAGTACGTCAACATGTCCCCACTGTGGCGCTCGGCCGGCAGCACCCCCCCGCGCCGCAGCCCCCCACCCGGCGCCCCCGGGGAggccccctgccccttccgctCTCTGCCGCGGTCCTACAAACACGGGGCCCAGCTGGCCATGCCCGGtcgcctctcctcctcctcctcctcctccagcaacGAGAGCTTGGGGGAGCCGGTGCCCCCGAGCCACGGGGAGTACGTCAGCATCGAGTACCGGCCCGGCCCGGGCCAGCCGGCCAGGGTGGATCCGGGCAGGCGGCTCTGCGGCGAGCGGGGCGCCCCGGCCTGGGAGGAGCCGGGACTCAACTACGTGGCCCTGGACCTGgcccggggaggaggcggggcggcCGGCGGCCCCAGCCCCCAGGCCTACGCCAGCATCGACTTCCACCGCTCCCAGGACCCGCGGGGGCGCCGCGGCGGAAGGGATGGGCCAG AGTGCTGA